GCTGGCCAGCCACCTGGGCCGTCCCAAGAATGGACCTGAACCCAAGTACAGCCTGGAAGCCATCGCTCCTGTGGTGGAAAAACACCTGGGCGTGCCCGTCAAGTTCATTGCTGGCAGCCCTGACAGTGAAGAAACCCTGGCTGCCGTTCAGGCCCTGCAACCTGGTGAAGTGGCCCTGATTGAAAACGTGCGCTTTGCCGCTGGCGAAGAGAAAAACAATCCCGAACTGAGCGCCAAATTTGCAAAACTGGCAGATGCTTTCGTACTGGACGCCTTCGGAAGTGCCCACCGTGCCCACAGCAGCGTGTCTGGCGTGGCCGAACTGATTCCCTCTGCGGGTGGCTTCCTGCTGCAAAAAGAAGTGGACGCCCTCGGCAACCTGCTGGGCGAACCCGAGCGCCCTTACGTGGTGATCATCGGTGGAGCCAAAGTCTCCGACAAGCTGCTGGTGATTGAAAACCTGCTGCCCAAAGTGGACCGCATCCTGATTGGTGGCGGCATGGCCTACACCTTCGTGAAAGCCCAGGGCGGCAAAATCGGCAAATCCATCCACGAAGACGACTTCATGGACAAGGCCAACGAACTGCTGCAGAAATACGGCGACAAGATCGTGCTGCCCACCGACACCCTGGCTGGCGACGCATTCAGCCCTGAAGCCAACACCGAAGTCTTCGATGTCTTCAACATCCCCGACGAGTGGGAAGGCATGGACATTGGTCCAGCCAGCCGCGAAGCTTTCACCACCGCTCTGGCCGGAGCCAAGACCGTGTTCTGGAACGGCCCCATGGGTGTGTTCGAATTCGAGAAATTCGCCGGTGGCACCAACGCCATTGCTGCCGCAGTGGCCGAACTGCAAGGCGCTTACACCCTGGTGGGCGGCGGTGACTCCGTGAGTGCCATCAACAAGAGCGGTCAGGCTGACCGGATCAGCCACATCTCCACCGGTGGTGGGGCCAGCCTGGAACTGCTGGAAGGCAAGAAGCTGCCCGGCGTT
This window of the Deinococcus roseus genome carries:
- a CDS encoding phosphoglycerate kinase, whose product is MKLEDLNVQGKRVLVRVDYNVPIKDGVVQDETRVEASIPTLKYLLDQGASLVLASHLGRPKNGPEPKYSLEAIAPVVEKHLGVPVKFIAGSPDSEETLAAVQALQPGEVALIENVRFAAGEEKNNPELSAKFAKLADAFVLDAFGSAHRAHSSVSGVAELIPSAGGFLLQKEVDALGNLLGEPERPYVVIIGGAKVSDKLLVIENLLPKVDRILIGGGMAYTFVKAQGGKIGKSIHEDDFMDKANELLQKYGDKIVLPTDTLAGDAFSPEANTEVFDVFNIPDEWEGMDIGPASREAFTTALAGAKTVFWNGPMGVFEFEKFAGGTNAIAAAVAELQGAYTLVGGGDSVSAINKSGQADRISHISTGGGASLELLEGKKLPGVEAVK